Below is a window of Pelobates fuscus isolate aPelFus1 chromosome 13, aPelFus1.pri, whole genome shotgun sequence DNA.
TAATTTTCTTGAATTACCAATTTGATCGTGTTAATCTATTATCCCATACAAGGTCTTAGTACAATTCATGCTGCCATCTTGTGGTTAAAAGTGTAACTGCACAGCAAATTATCCAATATAAATCAGCCATATTGTTTCATAGTCTTGCATTTGACATAGAAAACATATCTTTGAATTAGGATTTTCTCCAATCTATTTGGATACTGTGTTTTGTTTTCATACTATTTTTGCTTACCGTGATTAATCATTATTTTAATAACTTGCacgtacatatattttttataaataatgtgttatcgttacatagttacattgtgtACAAGttacaagttcagccttcctcatattagtttttttgctgttgatccaaaagaaggcaaaaaacccagtttgaagcacaattttgcaacaagctaggaaaaaaaatccttcttgaccccagaatggcagtcagatttatccttggatcaagcagttattaccctacattgaaatattatatccttgaatattctgtttttgcaagtatgcatctagtagctgtttgaacatctgtacggactctgataaaaccacttctccaggcagagaattccacatccttattgttcttacagtaaaaaaaacctttcctttgccttagacgaaatcttctttcttccagtctaaacgcatggcctcgtgtcctatgtaaagtccggtttgtgaatagatttccacacaatggtttgtattggccccgaatatatgtgtataattttatcatatcccctctcaggcgacgtttttctaaactaaataggtttaaacttgttaacctttcttcatagctgatattttccattccttttattttttattatcttttgcaTAGGATACACATGTCGGAGTCCCACATATTTTCCTATATGTTGTTTATACATTTTCATTATGAAATAAGAATTCATAATTCCCCATATCCCCACAAGGTTGAACTCAATGGACTCTTTTTCAGCCTAAATtactctgtaactatgtaacatacagCAAGTGCTTTTATGTGTTTATGAAGCTTTCAGAATCTTTTTGGTATGATGTAGGATACACTAATCAAAGAAAAACTTATATACTGGGACAGGGTGCTACATAAATTACAGTCATCAAAGCAATAGGACATTTCTTCACATGTAGGCAAGTGAACCAATAAATcatggaaaaatatatacattagcaaagatttacttttcttacatttaaggctggcaaagcatcatgggagttgtagttctgcacaGTGTGAGATCTACCCTTCGGTCACATCTGATCCATTATTTACTTGTTACATGTTGTTTCTTGCTAGTGCTGTTTTCTGTGCACATTTTTATTGCGTATTTAACTTGCCTCTATTTTATGAAGTGACAAGTTGTTTTGAAGCAGTAAATGAATTACAGACCTGTCCCTGAATTATCGCAGAGCCATTCTagaatatattgcatttttttctccATAAGACATTATCAGATATGGATTCCTACCTGCCTGTACTTTGCATATTGCTGGCTCTCGGGAGCCCAGGTAAGTGCATCTGGTTTTGGGGAAGATATACAGGGACGGATTGACTCTAGACCTCAAGGATAAACTCAGGCCCTGTACCCCTTTTCAGTctagtatacacacatacaaatacagttttgtttttttcactaatcGCTTCATTTTATTGAATTGAATCTAATCTGGGAAAATTATGACATTGCCGCAGTTTTTCAAATGTCAACTGGAATTGTGtgaatctgattttttttcactgcaggTAATAGTTTAGTAATATTGAGCAGCAAAAATTTGCAAATGCGTGTGTATTTGTGAATAGCTTCAtaatgtgtgtctgaatgtatatgcCTATTGGTGTGTATTACCAGGAACGAATGGTTGTATTGCAATATCAGAATGCAAAAATGCATTTGTGCATAGTGCTAGTGTGTGCAACAAAGCATATTCAGAAGTTAACATGaaatgtccgtgtgtgtgtgtgtgcaggatcaGATATGATAGCAGTCAATGCGTGTATAAACGtaggtgtttatttgtgtgcagttttggtgtatcaaTTCAACTGAGTATGTGTGTAGTTTTGGTATTAATtcaagtatgtatttgtgtatagtgttgttGTGAGAATACAGGTGTGTATCTATGCATTGCGTCTATGTGTTTGAATGCgctgtttttgtgtgtgaatgcaggtaagTATATGTATAGAGTGAATTtgtgaatataaacatgtatttttgTGAAATGTCAGTGTATTTGTAACTGCCACCGGTGTTATTGAGCAGGTAATATGTGGAGTGAGTGTATGCGAGTGTGGTGTATGTCTAATGCATGTCACTGTGTGTAAATTCAACTGTATAGTTAAATGGACAtcactgtctctctttattcccccTGCCCACTCCACTGCTTCTCAATTCTCCCGATCCCCCTCTTTTCTCTACCTCCCAACTAGCCTCTGTCCtcattattttttctctttctataATTCTATTCCCCTACATGAGTCATCCTTTCTTTCTATATTGATCCTTGCCCTAAACTCCTGCTGTGTATGGCTGGATGTGATGTTAGTGGACCCCCTCCTTCTCTTTTCACACAGACTCTTCTCTAGTTTAGAGATACGATGAGATACACAGCACTCGCTCCTTTGCTAAAGTGACTGATTATGGATCCATTGGTTAACAGTGTTAGAGTTGGTGTAAATTAAAACGTGGAGCCATTCGTAAGATGTGACCCCATAATTATTATTAGTGCTGACCAACTATAGCACCCAAGCGATGAGTCTgccaatgaataaatatataccgGTAATTCTTTCATATTATACTGGGACACACTTTAACTCACTGATTTCAGACACACAAGTTTAGAATGTAGTATTAGAAGTAATCGTAGCTTGCCTATTTGCTTTGTTTTATTATTCAGGTGATTCACTGTCGTGTATTGAATGTCACAGTGTAAATCAAAATTTCTGTACAGGCTGCCCAAAAGTTTGTCAGTCTAATGACGCAGCCTGTGTGTCGGGAATATTCAAACAAGGTAAGTCTTCATTGCTCCCTTTAAGAAAGGTCATCATCGTTAATGGTAATACTCAGGTAGGACTTGTGTTAGATTCCCCATTTTCACACCTGAAAAAGACAATGTCTCATGATGTGCATTGCGTGTAAATGAGACATGAGATTAATAAAACAGCGTGCAAAGTGACGTTTGTGCAAATATTGATAAAGACATATTTAAGGAATTTTTGATTTTCGGAAAAGTAAAGAGAGGTTTAATAGCTTGAAACCCTATCAAGTTTATTCAATAAACGCTGAAGAGCTGAATTGAAAAATTCTGTAAGAATCTCTCAATCTGTAAGGCTGAGATTGTAATTTAAACGTTCACTAGATACCAAGGGTGAGTGACGTTTCATTGGTAATAACACAACAGATTACAGAAATCTGTATAATCAATACTAATACAAGCCCCATGTCACAGagcactgctgtagtattaatcctaataCTAGCTCAGTGTCACAGATAACTGCTGtaatattaatcctagtactagttcagtgtcacagatcactgctgtagtattaatcctagtactaggtaagtgtcacagatcactgctgtagtattaatcctagtactaggttagtgtcacagatctctaCTGTAGTATTAATCCTCATACTGGctcagtgtcacagatcactgctgtagtatttatcctagtactaggttagtgtcacagagcactgctgtagtattaatcatAATACTAGctcagtgtcacagatcactgctgtagcaTTAATCCTAATACTAGCTCAGTGTCACAGATAACTGCTGTAGTATttatcctagtactaggttagagtcacagatcactgctgaaGTATTAATCACAGTACTAgcttagtgtcacagatcactgctgtagtattaatcttaGTACTAGCTTAGTTCCATAAATcattgctgtagtattaatcctagtactaggtaagtgtcacagatcactgctgtagtattaatcctagtactaggttagtgtaaCAGATCAccgctgtagtattaatcctaataATAACTGAGTTCaacagatctctgctgtagtattaatcatAATACTAGCTCAGTGTCACAGATCACGGCTGTAGTATTAATcatagtactaggttagtgtcacagatcactgctgtagtattaatcctagtactaggttagtgtcacagatcactgctgtagtattaatcttaGTACTAGCTTAGTGTCACAGATcgctgctgtagtattaatcctagtactagcttagtgtcacagatcactgctgtagtattaatcttaGTACTAGCTTAGTGTCACAGATcgctgctgtagtattaatcctagtactagcttagtgtcacagatcactgctgtagtattaatcctagtactatgttagtgtcacagatcactgctgtagtattaatcctagtactagcttagtgtcacagatcactgctgtagtattaatcttaGTACTAgcttagtgtcacagatcactgctgtagtattaatgtGGATACCATCATATTCTATTTGTATCGTAATACAGACTCGTATAAGCTGTTTCTCAGATCATGTGGGGATATGTCTTCATGTAACATGTCTGGGAGCCTTCTTCAAGGGTCGGTCCAGTTGGCTACCTCTTGCTGTCACAGTGACAAATGTTTCTCCCCATCACCCAACAGTAAGTAATTTACTAATGGGTTTAATTTTACAGCCTTATACATTGTAATGGCATTAATCTGATATCAATCTACATAGTAATATACGCCCCATGGTGGCTATAGGCACAAAATGTCATATTTAAACTTTGTAACAATAAATTGATAAAGAGACCAAAAGTCATGTTGCTACAGCTTGGCCTAAACTAAATAAAAACGAGCTTGCACTAATATTCCCAGTTTAATTGTTGCAAAGATAATGATAGCGAGAAATTTGAAAGCCAATCACGCCTTTACCATATCAATTTATAACATATATTTAATTAACAATTTGTACTACTACTCCTCCAGTTCCCTCTGTTTATTTATGTTCattcattatttgtattttgttttctctgtgaaccaaatggcaggaaatatttaattattattatattaaaaagacGGTTTATGCACTATTATAACTTCATAtacattaagttgttatggtgccaggatgcccATGGACACACTCTtatctcaaggggttaaaccgttctcaaaATTAGTTTGTGACTTAGTGACTATtgaaaaatactggacatacccattttgaataccctgggtttgtTCACTTTTGCCAATGGTATGCCaggatggggataattctcattcctgggctgtcaTAAAGTCTCAATTGCAACATGGCCCACCAAACCAACCGGATTTCAATGCGTTTACTTTAaaaagcaccataaaacctgtactgttgTGATCCTGAAACCTCGCTGAACACAAAGCACAAAAAATATaatgacaatgatatcatcagtgaaaggtaCGTTGTTGTgtgaaacattaaaaacaaaatatgaataccaACTTTGTCCAGgatttgtgactaagttgctactaaaGTTGTTACTGAAACCACTGGACCTTCCCCTattttgaatatcctgggttgtctgTATTTGCAAAAGGTATGCCATGATGGAGTCATTTTCATTCCTGAGCTCAGACATAGGCCCTGCAAACCAATCTGGTAAAttccaatgtgtaaaaactgaaatgggcaagctctttattttAACTTGTAACTTTACAGAACACCATGATACCTGTACATAGGAGGCATCATTGTACTCAGTGGACATCAcatcaaattctaggttttggttTGGCCAGAAATTGTACGATTGCCtctgtcctaaaggggttaaaccagacATTCTTTTTGCCTTTACAAAACTCATCAGGATCATTAAAGATTTACTAAATTCAGGAGCTTAATTTTGAGGAGGATTGGAGGATTCAAGAGTCTCTTGTGACAGAGtaagataatataataataagcgAGAAGGCCAGCCAGGCGTGTCTTTGAATATTCTATTAGCATGGGCATTGTGATAgagaaggggtattttttataccgTAGGTAGCCCAGGGATTTCAATTCTCTCTTTCCACAAACTACATAGACAAGTCTGTGGTGGGTGAAAGAACCCGAGGTTTCCATTTCAATGAACTATTCAGGTGGACAGTAAGTGTTTCAGAGGATTTGGGGACCAAACATTGGGAAATCCCCTGTGACATAGTTTCAGCGATTACCTCCCCATCCAGGTAACCAATAGATGAGCTGATGGAACAGGGACAAGAAGTACTATTCAGAGAGGGACCAAGTAACACGGATTGGTCATCTACTAAACTTAGGTTTCATATTGGCTCTGTCACTTTGTCTCCCGCTCATCTTAATGTTTCTTTTATAAACTCAGCCCACGTATCTTGGTCTACTTTCAGTGCCGGCCATCATAACCAACAGGAATGGAGTGACCTGCCCTTCTTGTGCTTTCTCATTTGATACTCAGTGTAACCTACGTCAGACCATGGAATGCACCGGTAATGAGAACCGCTGTGCCACACTAGAGATGTCTGGTAAGACGATGTCACATCCTAAAAATAATCCCTTCATCACATAACAACTGCTCCCTGGGATTAACTCTATCGAAGGCAATTAATATGTGAtaactcatagattgtaagctctattAGGCAAGGCCCTCTCCTCCTATGTTAGCATTATTTTGTCTGTTGATCACTTGTTGTAACATATCCACATTGCTTAATGGTAAAGCAACGTGCAATACATTGGTTTTATATGAATGCCAACACAGTAATAATATAGTCAGGCTTAGATAGTTTCTATACAAGTATaatgtatattgtttatatatagtgtatattatttagggcccccacccaccgctcagaggtgggggtcaggggggaggacattaggtccccccccataatTGGTATTTACGGTCcatacccaccgctcaggggtggcgggcaggggggaggacattaggtcccccctcttattataatttagggcccccacaagtttatttttctttacaggtacttagttaatggtcccccccctaattatttttagggtgaggggggtaggtaggggttagtatttttggggaggggggtgactaggggtttgaggacccctagtcacctggggaagGGGGTTCatgttttatttagggcccccacccgctgcgcaggggtgggggccagggggaggacattaggtccccccctattctaatttagggcccccacccatataATATAAGAAAAAGGAAACAGTGCACCAGCGGTAATCTACTCCAATATTACAAGTGCCTGATATTAAAAAAGAGCTGCTATAACACCAAGTGCAATCTCTCCAAACACACAACTTTAAATTTCCAACACAAAGTATGGTGTAGCGCTAATATACCGTATTTTCCGGCGTATAAGACGACTTTTAACCCAGGAAAATCTTTTCAAAAGTCGGGGGTCGCCTTATACGCCGGGTGTCGTCTTATAGGGCGGGCCCCATCACCGGCCcttctaatgctgcagccgcctatagagagcctcaggtggctgcagcactgcctctctcctcacctcccctgtagcgtggccaagctcctctCCTATCCATGGTGCtcagccagactgacaggaagtgcacacttagtgtacacttcctgtcagtccggccaggtacaggaaaccaaAGCTCCTGTAACGcgcaccggagaggagctcggccacgctacaggggaggtgaggagaacaaacgGGGAGAATAAGGAGAATACAGAGAGGAGGGGAATAAAGAGAatacagagaggggggataaggagaatacagaggggggaataaggagaatacagagggggggaataaggagaatacagaggggggggaataagaatacagagaggggggataaggagaatacagagagggggggaataagagaatacagagagggggaataaggagAATACAGAGCGGGGGAATAAGGAGAATACAGAGCGGGGGAATAAGAatacagagaggggggataaggagaatacagagagggggggaataagaatgcAGAGGGGGAGAAtacaggggggggataaggagaatACACAGGGGGGAAGTAaagagaacacggggggggtAAAGAGAACACATATTAATGAGCTATAAACCTAGCTCGGGTAGATCTGAAACTTCACAAATACCTTAAATGGATAAACCTAGATCTACCCGAGCTAGGTTTTAAGCTCATTAATATGTGAGTGTTCCCTTGACACATTGTTGCACTTTATTTGGTTGTAAGGTTTTACACTACTGTATGCTTTATCATTTTAGGGAAGCTGCATACTGTTATCCATTTAAGGAATTTGTGAAGTTTCTTATCTGCCACCTTCATCCACTCAATATATATTAGCGCGACACCATACTTTGTATTGGAAATTTTAAGTTGTGTGTTTGGAGAGATTACGCTTGGTTTTATAGCAGCTCTTTTTTATATCAAGCACTTGCACTTttgtagtgtatatagtgtgtatgtagtgtttatatagtgtatataatgtacatagtgtataaaatgtatgtattgtgtgtatataaagtatatagtgtatataatgaacatagtgtatataatgtatgtattgtgtatatagtgtttatattgtgtgtatagagtttatatagtgtgtatatatagtgtatatagtatatattgtatatataatgtgtattgtgtatatagtgtttatattgtgtgtatagagtttatatagtgtgtatatatagtgtatatagtatatattgtatatataatgtgtattgtgtatatagtgTTTATACAGTTCGTATAgtgtttatatagtgtgtatatatagtgtatatagtatatattgtatatataatgtgtattgtgtatatagtgTTTATACAGTTCGTATAgtgtttatatagtgtgtatatatagtgtatatagtatatattgtatatataatgtgtattgtgtatatagtgTTTATACAGTTCGTATagtgtttatatagtgtatatagagtgtatataatgtgtatatatagtgtatatagtgtttatatagtgtgtatagagtgtataAGTGTGCATATATAGTATTTATAGTGGTTGTATTGTGTatagagtgtatatagtgtgtatatatagtgtatataatgtttatatatagtgtatatagtgtttaTTTAGTGTGTATAGAGTTtacatagtgtgtatatagtattTATAGTGATTGTATTGTGTAtagagtggatatagtgtgtatatatagtgtatatatatagtttacatagtgtgtatatattatttatagtgGTTGTATTGTGTatagagtgtatatagtgtgtatatttagtgtatataatgtatatatagtgGTTAGATTGTGTATACATTGTTTAtatagtgtgtacagagtgtgtatataatgtatatagtctacatagtgtatatagtagttatattgtatatagtgtatatagtagtTATATTGTATAAAGTGTATATAGTGTTTAGATAGTGTGTATAgagtttatatagtgtataatatatagttataatatacactgtgtataaagtgtttatatagtgtgtatatagtgtgtatagtgtctcCACCTGACCTTTTTACAGATATCTAAGACAGCGTCTTATCATTAATATTAATATGCTCTACAAGTTTTTTTCCATTATCTATCATATAGTGCCTGATATTTATTCCTTATTTTCCCCCGTTATCTTTGCTCCCATTACACCTGATTCCCTTTTCTCTGCTGTTTGTTGTAATTTATGTCTGTCCCCATTTATCTGATCTCTCAGTTTGTAATATTTTCATTCATTTTCTTCTCACTGACTCATATAGAGTTAAACTTgatttcttttttctcctttatATTGCTTAGCTGTGTCTCCTCTATGCTGCCCTCTTTCCTCTTTTAGTTTAACTTTGTTCAAATATCTCCACTTTTGTCAGCTCTGCCTGTTACAGACCCCTCTCTGTCTGCTCTTTATCCTTTCTTCACTTGCCTTTTAGTACAGTCACTGTAATGTTGATTACAACTGGTTCCgttcattatttttatcattatctCTTATCTCATCATATTTCTTGGATAGTAGAGTATTAGGTCAAGTTGTACCCAAGACCGACCATCCAGGTATAGCCTTCGCACTCATTGCCACTGCTCCCAAGCTCTGAGTTAATGTGTTACGTGAGTAAATATGATTAAATTATGTTACCATTTTCTTTCCTTCATTTTTCAGGGGACTTATTAACAAATCGGAAGCTACTCGGATGTGCCACCGAATCCATCTGCACACTCGGTGATCAGACTTTCGACTTTAATGGACAAAAATTAGATTTAAGAATTTCTTGTTCCGAATCTCAAAGTTCACTCAGCGCTGAGTTCCAGTGGTGCCCATTTTTGTTGGCACTCACTgcggctttaataaaattaatttcgGCCTAGTAATCAGCTTTATAGCACTTACGGAATAAATATAATCGAACTTTGTTTgattgaaacaaaaaataaagctgTAGAATCTAATCCGTGGCCAATATTTACACCACTTCATAAATACTTAAATTGTGATTGTACTGGTACTGGAACTTccaacacaaaaaaaatcatCAGAATTATTTAATAAAAGGAAAATTCAACGTTCAAATTTAGGGTCAAAGAAGCAAAACTGTCAGCTGTGATTTCATTTCTTAAATTTAAAgttcactctgaattcactttgaattctcacattggtaaataaccctgacaatgtTATTAATTTGATCAGAGGATACAAACAAGTCTAGCTAGAAAGGTGCTTCAGTTGTCCAATTAAAAGGTTGACCATATCACCTCCTGTGGGTAAACGGATACAAATATTAAAACTACATCAAGCACAGCTTCCAATATCATATTTTAATAAGTGATTTAGGTGAAGTTTCAAGCAGTTATTTTTACGTTTCTAAATTGTCAACTTTATTGCTCAAATTTTTTTACAACTCCAAAATTTGAAGAAGCTCCTTGCTATGTGTATCAAGCCTTTAACCTACAATGGAACCAAAACCTACAAAATACATGAAATATTCCACCAATTCTTCTTCCGGCTTCTGAATTCCAGATTCTGTCACTTCCTGCATGGACGCACCAATCCATCTCACTTCATCTCTGCGTTCCAGCATTTGGTTGGTCTTTGGAACGCATCTTGTGACCACCTTGGGGCATCCGAGAAATGAGGAAATCTTCCTATTAATGGTGTTTGGAATGCTCCTTGCGTTCCCCCTATTAAAATTCTGATGGATAGTGCATCATTAAGGCATGCAGAGGTATATAGACATGAAACACCCATAAAGTATTATATACCTAAATCACTTATAACTGCAGTGCACTGTATTTGATACCacattaaaagtataaaaattattatttaattaaataaattctaaTGTAGGCTGGTGACCATTTGTGTCTTTAcacaaaatgtgtctttatgcatTTTAAGGTGTTTTGCTGTCTTTGtatccccacgtgtataatggcgatttgcctttgtcctgggagataattgaattattctcatttatctccagggcagaggagaggtagccaggatgcattgtgggaaagtatcgtgactgtatgtcctaaaatgaTACTTGTCTGTCCTTTGTcacagtctcccatctggtcccctaggggagtgtccaccaggtgggagacctgcataaatactgggcttATATCCAATTCATGAgttttggtgttctacagtagctgtgcctgtctctgaaaaggggattatcgcctaaaacgattttaacccccttgtgtgctgaaacggtccgttacagtgcagaaaattgtttcatttctcaAAGATTTCTCACATTACCTAGTTAATCTGCACATTACCTACTAGGCACTAGTTAAAGTGCAAAATAAGATCTTTTGCTGGAACAATAGCAACGTTTAAGAAGCAAGTTAGTACAATCAAACGAGAATCAAGTTaacataatgttatttatttagcaGCAAAGAAGCAAGTTTCtgttaaaaaactgcaatagaaAGAATCAAACGATTAAGGAAATGAATTTGCTAAACAAACATATTATAAAACTATGCTTAGTTATTAGTGCAATTGGCGacactttgaattacatagcaaTCGTTTTTTGCGACAAGCACACCTATTTGTGGTACATTTTCGATTTGCAGTCACATTTTCGGTAACCCTGCCCAGTACCAAGGGATTGTTTGATTGCTGTCTGACGTAAAGATATTTCTACAGCAGGGACATCTTCTTTCGTTAAAAATCTCTCTTTGCAAACACTGAATTCCGATTTGGCATACAATTGTTATTCAAAATACCCGTTTTAGTACCAAGTTTATAAAAGCCATCCTCTGTTTTACTCAGAACCACAGCTTAAAATCGAGCAGGCATCAGTTTTTGCTCTGTCCACTTCAGGTACTTTAATTCTCACAGTGACACCTTCATCGACATTTGGCTGCTTTGCATTAGAAACAGCTAACATTTTCTTTGCTTGCTTTTCTAAACCTTTCTAAACCACAGAGTCACATACCTCCTCTTCAAAACAGTTATCCCGAACTGGTAAGAAACGAGGAGCCCCCCACTACCACAAGAGAGCGGGCGCCTTCCTGCACATTTTGCAGCAACCACACTGAAATGTGCCAGCAGATGCTCTCCACTGTTCtcaatatcatcatcatcatcatatttGAAGGAATCAGTGGTCCATGAGCAGACCTCTCCTTGGTATCATTctcctcaatgagaagtatttctcTGACTTACGGAGCAGCATTGTTGTTAGTAGCCAGCCCCCTCCGACAAGCAACAAGCCATGCATCTACGCTTTGAGAATTCGAATGGAGGGCATTGAAAAGGAACTTGCTCACAAAATAATCAAGACAGGTTCACACAGAATCTTTCTGCTTTCAGACGAGAAGTGAACGACTCTGCAGAGACTGCACTGAAAGGGTGAAACAGGTTCTGCTGCGAGGACgttttgtaataaataatttcCTCTTTACCGAGGGAAAGAAACAAACTTTTGCACCTAAAGAGGGTGGAACAGGTTTCTGCAAGGACgttttgtaataaataatttcCTCTTTTACCGAGgggaaagaaacaaacattttgcaCTTTAACTAGACGGAagcagttaatgtgcacattacctaggtAAAGTGCGGAAAACTCTCAATTCCTCACTTTAACTGACCAAAtcagttaatctgcagattaactaggtaatgtgcacattaattgatttctcactttaacgGTAACATTTACTTACATGTACTTTTAGCAACACTATGATCGAGAGtatttgcactttatatatattttgcactttatcttAAAGCAATATTTTGATGTGTATTTGCACTTTATCCACCTTTACTTTATTGAACAACCTTGGTAATTTCTTGTCACATAATAAATCTGTATATCGGGCATCTCCTACCC
It encodes the following:
- the LOC134582867 gene encoding phospholipase A2 inhibitor and Ly6/PLAUR domain-containing protein-like is translated as MDSYLPVLCILLALGSPGDSLSCIECHSVNQNFCTGCPKVCQSNDAACVSGIFKQDSYKLFLRSCGDMSSCNMSGSLLQGSVQLATSCCHSDKCFSPSPNMPAIITNRNGVTCPSCAFSFDTQCNLRQTMECTGNENRCATLEMSGDLLTNRKLLGCATESICTLGDQTFDFNGQKLDLRISCSESQSSLSAEFQWCPFLLALTAALIKLISA